One window of the Shewanella cyperi genome contains the following:
- a CDS encoding nitrate reductase cytochrome c-type subunit, protein MKTIMTISALALLGMSFVSVAAEPVQDEKLATLRQAPLNVEPKPPVMQKVVNSDVRQVRNYPMQPPVIPHKVDGYQLDLKVNKCMSCHARGRIGDSQAPMVSVTHFMDRDNNFLAELSPRRYFCLQCHVPQLDAKPLVENDFVDLEHLLKANANTEGKH, encoded by the coding sequence ATGAAAACAATAATGACAATCTCTGCGCTGGCCTTGCTTGGCATGTCATTTGTGTCGGTTGCAGCCGAACCTGTGCAGGATGAAAAGTTGGCAACACTGCGTCAGGCGCCACTGAATGTGGAGCCCAAGCCGCCGGTAATGCAAAAGGTGGTCAACTCGGATGTGCGCCAGGTGCGTAACTACCCGATGCAGCCGCCCGTCATTCCCCACAAGGTTGACGGTTACCAGCTGGATCTCAAGGTAAACAAGTGCATGTCCTGCCATGCCCGTGGTCGGATAGGGGATTCCCAGGCGCCCATGGTGAGCGTGACTCACTTTATGGACCGGGATAACAACTTCCTGGCAGAACTGTCACCCAGACGTTATTTCTGCTTGCAGTGCCACGTGCCGCAACTGGATGCCAAACCTTTGGTGGAAAACGACTTCGTTGACCTTGAGCACCTGCTCAAGGCCAATGCCAACACCGAAGGCAAGCACTAG
- the napA gene encoding nitrate reductase catalytic subunit NapA — MNRREFMKANAAMAAASVAGLALPAGASNLITSSEQTKLEWNKAPCRFCGTGCSVIVATRDGKVVATHGDANSEVNRGLNCIKGYFLSKIMYGRDRIQTPMLRMTNGKYDKHGDFTPISWDQAFDIMAEKWKATLKAKGPTAIGMFGSGQWTVWEGYAAVKLMKAGFGSNNIDPNARHCMASAVGGFMRTFGMDEPMGCYNDMEAADAFVLWGSNMAEMHPILWTRVTDRRLSAPHVKVAVLSTFEHRSFELADLPMVFTPQTDLAILNFIAHYIIENGAVNKDFISKHVNFRQGTTDIGYGLRPTHPLEQKAKNVATAGDSTPIDFDTFAKFVSEYTVDKVSKMSGVPEDKLIALAKLYADPDTKVTSFWTMGVNQHTRGVWCNNLLYNIHLLTGKIATPGNSPFSLTGQPSACGTAREVGTFAHRLPADMVVKNPEHRAKAEHIWKIPAGIIPAKPGYHAVEQNRRLKDGDMNVYWVQVNNNIQAGPNLNEEGLPGYRNPDNFIVVSDAYPTVTTQAADLVLPAAMWVEKEGAYGNAERRTQFWHQLVKAPGESRSDLWQLMEFSKRFTTDEVWTKEILDANPSYKGKTLFQVLFQNGSVDKFPLSDHDSKYLNDESQHFGFYVQKGLFEEYAEFGRGHGHDLAPFDMYHEAHGLRWPVVNGKETLWRYREGTDPYVKPGKGFEFYGKPDGKAVIFALPYEPPAESPDAEYDMWLSTGRVLEHWHSGSMTQRVPELYRAFPDAVCFMHPEDANKRGLRRGDEVKVISRRGEIRTRVETRGRNKPPVGLVFVPWFDASQLINKVTLDATDPLSKQTDFKKCAVKVVKA; from the coding sequence ATGAACAGACGTGAATTTATGAAGGCCAATGCCGCCATGGCTGCGGCAAGTGTCGCAGGCCTGGCCTTGCCGGCCGGTGCCAGCAACCTGATCACCAGCTCTGAGCAAACCAAGCTGGAATGGAACAAGGCGCCTTGCCGTTTTTGTGGTACCGGCTGCTCTGTGATTGTGGCGACCCGCGATGGCAAAGTGGTGGCAACCCATGGTGACGCCAACAGCGAGGTCAACCGTGGTCTCAACTGTATCAAGGGTTACTTCCTGTCCAAGATCATGTACGGCCGCGACCGTATACAAACCCCCATGCTGCGCATGACCAACGGCAAGTACGACAAGCACGGTGACTTCACCCCCATCAGCTGGGATCAGGCCTTCGACATCATGGCCGAAAAGTGGAAAGCTACCCTCAAGGCCAAGGGCCCAACCGCCATTGGCATGTTCGGTTCAGGCCAGTGGACCGTGTGGGAAGGTTATGCCGCGGTTAAGCTGATGAAGGCCGGTTTCGGTTCCAACAACATCGACCCCAACGCCCGTCACTGTATGGCTTCCGCCGTGGGTGGCTTTATGCGTACCTTCGGTATGGACGAGCCCATGGGCTGCTACAACGACATGGAAGCGGCCGATGCCTTCGTACTCTGGGGCTCCAACATGGCCGAGATGCACCCCATTCTCTGGACCCGGGTAACCGATCGTCGTCTGAGTGCGCCCCACGTCAAGGTAGCCGTGCTGTCGACCTTTGAACACAGATCCTTTGAGCTGGCAGACCTGCCCATGGTGTTCACGCCCCAGACAGATCTGGCGATCCTCAACTTCATCGCTCACTACATCATTGAAAACGGTGCAGTAAACAAGGACTTCATCAGCAAGCACGTTAACTTCCGTCAGGGCACCACAGACATAGGCTATGGCCTGCGTCCAACCCATCCGCTGGAGCAGAAGGCCAAGAACGTGGCCACCGCCGGTGACTCAACTCCGATTGATTTCGACACCTTTGCCAAGTTTGTATCTGAATACACTGTCGACAAGGTCAGCAAGATGTCCGGCGTACCGGAAGACAAGCTGATTGCCCTGGCCAAGCTGTATGCCGACCCTGACACCAAGGTGACTTCTTTCTGGACCATGGGGGTCAACCAGCATACCCGCGGTGTTTGGTGTAACAACCTGCTGTATAACATCCATTTGTTGACCGGTAAGATTGCCACTCCGGGTAACAGCCCATTCTCGCTCACCGGCCAACCCTCAGCCTGTGGTACCGCCCGTGAAGTGGGTACCTTCGCCCACCGTCTGCCCGCAGACATGGTGGTGAAGAACCCTGAGCACCGCGCCAAGGCCGAGCATATCTGGAAGATCCCTGCCGGTATCATCCCCGCCAAGCCAGGCTACCACGCGGTTGAGCAGAACCGTCGCCTGAAGGACGGCGATATGAACGTCTACTGGGTGCAGGTGAACAACAACATCCAGGCCGGCCCCAACCTGAACGAGGAAGGTCTGCCCGGTTATCGCAATCCCGATAACTTTATCGTGGTGTCCGATGCCTATCCGACGGTTACCACCCAGGCCGCCGATCTGGTGCTGCCCGCCGCCATGTGGGTTGAGAAAGAGGGCGCCTACGGTAACGCCGAGCGTCGTACCCAGTTCTGGCACCAGTTGGTAAAGGCACCGGGTGAATCCCGCTCCGATTTGTGGCAGCTGATGGAATTCTCCAAGCGTTTCACCACAGATGAGGTGTGGACCAAAGAAATCCTCGACGCCAATCCGTCCTACAAGGGCAAGACCCTGTTCCAGGTGCTGTTCCAAAACGGCAGCGTCGACAAGTTCCCGCTGAGCGATCACGACAGCAAGTATCTGAACGACGAGTCCCAGCACTTCGGTTTCTACGTGCAGAAGGGCCTGTTTGAAGAATACGCCGAGTTCGGTCGCGGCCATGGTCACGATTTGGCACCCTTCGACATGTACCACGAAGCCCACGGCCTGCGCTGGCCCGTGGTCAACGGTAAGGAAACCCTGTGGCGTTACCGCGAAGGCACCGATCCCTATGTCAAACCCGGCAAGGGCTTCGAGTTCTACGGTAAGCCCGACGGCAAAGCGGTGATTTTCGCGCTGCCCTACGAGCCGCCAGCAGAGTCACCCGATGCTGAATACGACATGTGGCTGTCCACCGGCCGGGTACTGGAACACTGGCACTCAGGTTCCATGACTCAAAGGGTGCCCGAGCTGTACCGCGCCTTCCCGGATGCCGTCTGCTTTATGCACCCTGAAGATGCCAACAAGCGCGGTCTGCGCCGCGGTGACGAGGTCAAGGTGATATCCCGCCGCGGTGAGATCCGCACCCGGGTAGAAACCCGAGGCCGCAACAAGCCGCCGGTGGGCCTGGTGTTCGTACCTTGGTTTGATGCCAGCCAGTTGATCAACAAGGTGACCCTGGATGCCACGGATCCTCTGTCCAAACAGACAGACTTCAAGAAGTGCGCCGTTAAAGTGGTCAAGGCCTAA
- a CDS encoding CBS domain-containing protein — translation MDSIKIRDYMDRHAVLLHAEMSLAAAVDKLLENKKNGAPVVDDEGHLVGFLSQQDCMSVMLKSSYHCDMTATVADCMHTEVLSVGPDDSMLKLAEQMLGPKPKIYPVVEEGKVIGTINRTAVLNAMNTYMQQCYLKQA, via the coding sequence ATGGACTCGATTAAAATCAGGGACTACATGGACAGGCATGCCGTGTTGCTGCACGCAGAGATGTCACTGGCCGCCGCTGTGGACAAGTTGCTGGAAAACAAAAAAAATGGCGCTCCTGTAGTGGATGATGAAGGCCATCTGGTGGGTTTTTTGTCACAGCAGGATTGCATGTCGGTGATGCTTAAAAGCAGTTACCACTGCGATATGACGGCCACTGTAGCCGACTGCATGCACACAGAGGTGTTGTCTGTTGGCCCCGATGACAGCATGCTGAAACTGGCGGAGCAGATGCTGGGACCCAAACCCAAGATCTATCCCGTGGTGGAGGAGGGTAAGGTCATAGGCACAATCAACCGTACCGCTGTGCTCAACGCCATGAATACCTACATGCAGCAGTGTTATCTGAAACAGGCCTGA
- a CDS encoding chaperone NapD, translating to MSNELHVTSLIVQVKPGEMAAVRSQIMAMDNAELSVNNEAKLVVVVEGPHQKVLLQTIDAINALPGVLTATMVYHQSEVLEEGE from the coding sequence ATGAGCAATGAACTTCATGTAACCAGCCTGATAGTCCAGGTAAAGCCAGGTGAAATGGCTGCAGTACGCAGTCAGATCATGGCGATGGACAATGCCGAGTTGTCGGTAAACAACGAGGCCAAGCTGGTGGTGGTAGTGGAAGGGCCCCATCAGAAGGTGTTATTGCAAACCATTGACGCCATCAATGCCTTGCCGGGCGTGCTGACGGCCACCATGGTTTATCACCAAAGCGAAGTGCTGGAGGAAGGTGAGTAA
- a CDS encoding autotransporter assembly complex protein TamA — protein sequence MRGLGLGLAAALSWQQGMAADTNLELDIQGADERLGKNILAHLGDLPQTEVQRRAFLFNVEDAVFAALQSMGYYHGELEQQLQQKDKKPWHLALKLSPGQPVRLAWVDIRFLGDMLQDQAFDNWLLGQPLKPGDQLDHGRYEEVKSELSTLALSRGYFDADFNKAEIKVNRDLNLAFISLHFNSGTRYHFGEVSFNGHSLEPQLLEQLIPFDTDSPYGTRELGQFNGALQETGYFSGIKVLPELAHATEQHVPIRVELTPKPDHSIELGLGADIGSSSDATIEPRVRVTWRTPQINRYGHSQETSVEWSPDRPKFLTTYTLPLSHPLNDQLILRLGVLRDKYGVTQEYNAADDSYNNTGQLESSTRLLGIRRQQRLPSRWYYSYSLDFMREFYTQSDIHYDPRYFLAGVSLQHSRRNDTSLDPKGGLRQFYSLEYADPMLGSTVRLARAMAKFKWIDTFFDKHRLVARLDLGANWVPQGDEPLVPPSLRYFAGGDQSIRGYGYQELGPFIKYTADDGLPARQVVGGRFLTVASLEYQYYLTPEWRLATFVDGGNAFDLRQFEPAMSVGGGVHWISPIGPIKLDLGFGVRETDTIPSSWRIHLTMGAEL from the coding sequence ATGCGTGGTTTGGGCTTGGGATTGGCGGCCGCTTTATCGTGGCAGCAAGGCATGGCTGCCGACACCAATCTTGAGTTGGATATTCAGGGCGCAGATGAACGCCTGGGCAAAAATATCCTGGCCCATCTTGGCGACCTGCCCCAGACCGAAGTGCAGCGGCGGGCATTTCTGTTCAATGTGGAAGACGCCGTCTTCGCGGCGCTACAATCCATGGGCTATTACCATGGTGAGCTTGAACAGCAACTGCAACAAAAAGACAAGAAGCCCTGGCACCTGGCGTTGAAACTCAGCCCCGGGCAGCCGGTACGCCTTGCCTGGGTGGATATTCGCTTTCTGGGCGACATGCTGCAGGATCAGGCCTTCGATAACTGGCTTCTGGGTCAGCCGCTGAAACCGGGTGATCAGCTTGATCACGGTCGCTATGAAGAGGTCAAGTCGGAACTCTCCACCCTGGCGCTGTCCCGGGGCTATTTCGACGCCGACTTCAACAAGGCGGAGATCAAGGTCAACCGTGACCTTAACCTGGCCTTTATCAGCCTGCATTTCAATTCCGGAACCAGATACCATTTCGGTGAGGTCAGCTTTAATGGCCACAGTCTCGAGCCGCAATTGTTGGAGCAGCTGATCCCCTTTGACACTGACAGCCCCTATGGCACCCGGGAACTGGGGCAATTCAACGGCGCCCTGCAGGAAACCGGCTATTTTTCCGGGATCAAGGTGTTGCCGGAACTGGCCCATGCCACTGAGCAGCATGTGCCCATCCGGGTGGAACTGACGCCCAAGCCCGATCACTCGATAGAGTTGGGTCTGGGTGCCGATATCGGCTCCAGCAGCGATGCCACCATAGAACCCAGGGTCAGGGTGACCTGGCGAACGCCGCAAATAAACCGTTACGGACACTCCCAGGAAACCTCGGTGGAATGGTCACCGGACCGGCCAAAATTCCTGACCACCTATACGCTGCCGCTGAGCCATCCACTCAATGACCAGTTGATATTGCGCCTGGGTGTGCTGCGGGACAAATACGGCGTCACCCAGGAATACAACGCGGCGGACGACAGCTACAACAATACGGGACAGCTGGAGTCCAGTACCCGGCTGCTGGGGATCCGGCGCCAACAACGGCTGCCGAGTCGTTGGTACTACAGCTACTCGCTGGATTTCATGCGGGAATTCTATACCCAGTCGGACATTCATTATGATCCGCGCTACTTTCTCGCCGGTGTCAGTCTGCAACACAGCCGCCGCAACGACACCAGTTTGGATCCCAAGGGCGGCTTGCGGCAGTTTTACAGCCTGGAATATGCCGATCCCATGCTGGGTTCCACTGTGCGTCTGGCGAGGGCCATGGCCAAATTCAAATGGATCGACACCTTCTTCGATAAGCACCGCCTGGTGGCCAGGCTGGATCTGGGCGCCAACTGGGTGCCACAGGGAGACGAGCCCTTGGTGCCGCCATCGCTGCGCTATTTCGCCGGTGGCGATCAGAGCATCCGCGGTTATGGCTACCAGGAGCTGGGGCCATTTATCAAGTACACGGCCGACGATGGCCTGCCGGCCCGCCAGGTGGTGGGCGGACGTTTCCTGACGGTGGCCAGCCTGGAATACCAATATTACCTGACTCCGGAGTGGCGTCTGGCCACCTTTGTGGACGGCGGCAACGCCTTTGACCTGCGCCAATTTGAGCCCGCCATGTCGGTGGGCGGCGGTGTACACTGGATATCCCCCATAGGCCCAATCAAACTCGATCTGGGGTTCGGTGTGCGCGAAACCGACACCATTCCCTCCTCCTGGCGTATCCACCTGACCATGGGGGCCGAGTTATGA
- a CDS encoding periplasmic nitrate reductase, NapE protein, giving the protein MSATPNTEKSLELKIFIFLTVFLAPVLAVALVASLGFSIWIGQIFTGPPGAG; this is encoded by the coding sequence ATGAGTGCCACACCCAATACCGAAAAAAGCCTGGAATTGAAGATCTTCATCTTTCTCACCGTGTTCCTCGCCCCTGTACTGGCGGTCGCGCTGGTCGCCAGTCTGGGCTTCAGCATCTGGATCGGCCAGATTTTTACCGGGCCACCGGGAGCAGGTTGA
- the hrpA gene encoding ATP-dependent RNA helicase HrpA, giving the protein MATQQHPLSQAFLNQCFQKDAVRIRRGLKQLSAIKAPEARAAAEAELVQAAEAAFAKVKQRLDSRPKCQFPEALPVSQKRDEIASAIAANQVVIVAGETGSGKTTQLPKICLELGRGSRGLIGHTQPRRLAARSVATRVAEELQSPLGEAVGFKVRFADAINDNSYIKLMTDGILLAELTSDRFLNQYDTLIIDEAHERSLNIDFILGYLKQLLPKRPDLKLIITSATIDVARFSKHFNNAPVIEVSGRTFPVETRYRPLVKDDEPDLDLMDGIFAAVDELITEGPGDILIFMNGEREIRDTAEQLNRRNYRDTEVLPLYARLSYGEQSKVFKSHTGRRIVLATNVAETSLTVPGIRYVIDPGTARISRYSYRTKVQRLPIEPISQASANQRQGRCGRVGPGICIRLYEESDFLSRPEFTDPEILRTNLASVILQMLAIGLGDIQGFPFIQPPDERHIKDGFLLLEELQAVKSRNGELGLTPLGKQLAHIPLDPRLARMVIEANGRGALHEAMVITSALSIQDPRERPLEKKQAADEAHKRFADKDSDFVALLNLWNYLKEQQKALSASQFRKQCKSEYLAYLRVREWQDLYAQLRQSVHELKWRLNSTTADYDSLHRSLLSGLLSHIGFKDNNNEYLGARNRRFFVFPGSPLAKKGPKWIVAAELTETSRLFARGCAKIEPEWLEELAAHLIKKQHNEPHFEANQGAVIAFENQVLYGLTVVNRRKVQYGGINPVEAREIFIRSALAEGQLKSREAFFVNNQKLLEEVEALEHKSRRRDILVDEQVLFDFYDARLPEGIYNAPRLMSWWKEARKKTPNLLDFNEEMLLARSAGHVSALDFPDKWHQGNLSFALSYHFEPGSEDDGVSVHIPVALLNQVEDVGFDYLVPGLLEEKCTALIKSLPKQLRRNFVPAPDYARAAVASLQQDAPLLDALCKQLLRMSGVRVSPEDFVVAELPAHLLMHFKIEDDKGKLVGQSRDLDSLKAGLQGVVAKAIRQVAKSGIEQSGLTEWSIEALPEQFQRRKGNYEVKAFPALVDEKDSVAVKLFDDEHQAQKAHAAGVRRLLLINIPSPVKHLQQALPNKAKLAMYFNPFGQVQLLIDDIIFAAVEQIIATKNLRIRSAEEFDAARDAVRMDLNETAEAIALKVEQILTLHNAIRKRLKGKISLEIAFAMSDIQQQLDNLVYRGFVADCGYGRLSDIIRYLKAIEYRLEKLPVDPVRDKLQLLTIHRVQEALAAQRAKVPKSQPEPAQLLEARWLIEELRVSLFAQVLGTSCPISEKRVLAHISQA; this is encoded by the coding sequence TTGGCAACGCAGCAACATCCTCTGTCTCAGGCCTTTCTCAATCAATGTTTTCAAAAAGATGCCGTCAGGATCAGGCGTGGACTCAAACAACTGAGCGCCATTAAAGCGCCCGAGGCCCGCGCGGCAGCCGAGGCCGAGTTGGTGCAGGCCGCCGAGGCCGCCTTTGCCAAGGTCAAACAACGGCTGGACAGCAGGCCAAAGTGTCAGTTCCCAGAGGCACTGCCGGTATCGCAAAAACGCGATGAGATAGCCAGTGCCATCGCCGCCAATCAGGTGGTGATAGTGGCCGGTGAAACCGGTTCGGGCAAAACCACCCAGTTACCCAAGATCTGTCTGGAGCTGGGGCGTGGCAGTCGCGGCCTGATAGGCCACACTCAGCCCAGACGTCTTGCGGCCCGAAGCGTGGCGACCAGGGTGGCGGAAGAGCTGCAATCGCCGCTGGGTGAGGCCGTCGGCTTCAAGGTGCGCTTTGCCGATGCCATCAATGACAACAGCTATATCAAGCTGATGACAGACGGTATCTTGCTGGCGGAGCTGACCTCGGATCGTTTTCTCAATCAGTACGACACCCTGATCATCGACGAGGCCCACGAGCGCAGCCTCAACATCGACTTTATTCTCGGCTACCTGAAGCAGCTGCTGCCGAAGCGGCCGGATCTCAAGCTTATCATCACCTCGGCCACCATAGACGTGGCCAGATTCTCCAAGCATTTCAACAATGCGCCGGTAATTGAGGTGTCGGGTCGCACCTTCCCGGTGGAAACCCGCTACCGGCCGCTGGTGAAGGATGACGAGCCGGATCTGGACCTGATGGACGGCATTTTTGCCGCCGTCGATGAGCTGATAACCGAAGGCCCCGGCGACATACTGATCTTTATGAACGGCGAGCGCGAAATTCGCGATACCGCCGAGCAGCTCAATCGCCGCAACTATCGCGATACCGAGGTCTTGCCCCTGTACGCCCGCCTGTCCTATGGCGAGCAATCCAAGGTGTTCAAGTCCCACACCGGCCGCCGTATTGTGCTGGCCACCAACGTGGCGGAAACCTCACTGACAGTGCCGGGTATCCGTTATGTGATCGATCCCGGTACCGCCCGCATCAGTCGCTACAGTTACCGCACCAAGGTGCAGCGCCTGCCCATAGAGCCGATTTCCCAGGCCAGCGCCAACCAGCGCCAGGGCCGTTGCGGCCGGGTAGGGCCGGGGATCTGTATCCGCCTGTACGAGGAAAGCGATTTCCTGTCGCGGCCCGAGTTTACCGATCCCGAAATTCTGCGTACCAACCTGGCGTCGGTCATATTGCAGATGCTGGCCATCGGCCTTGGTGATATTCAGGGTTTTCCCTTTATCCAGCCCCCCGATGAGCGCCATATCAAGGACGGCTTCCTGCTGCTGGAAGAGTTGCAGGCGGTCAAGTCCCGTAACGGCGAGCTGGGGCTGACGCCCCTTGGAAAGCAACTGGCGCACATACCGCTGGACCCCCGTTTGGCCCGCATGGTGATCGAGGCCAATGGCCGTGGCGCCCTGCATGAAGCCATGGTGATCACCTCGGCACTGTCAATTCAGGACCCCCGCGAGCGGCCGCTGGAGAAAAAGCAGGCTGCCGACGAGGCCCACAAGCGCTTTGCCGACAAGGATTCGGACTTTGTTGCCCTGCTGAACCTGTGGAACTACCTCAAGGAGCAGCAAAAAGCCCTGTCCGCCAGCCAGTTCCGCAAGCAGTGCAAGAGCGAATACCTGGCTTACCTGCGGGTGCGCGAGTGGCAGGATCTCTATGCCCAGCTGCGCCAAAGCGTGCACGAACTCAAATGGCGACTGAACAGCACTACGGCGGACTATGACTCGCTGCACCGCTCCCTGCTGTCCGGCCTGCTGAGTCACATAGGTTTTAAAGACAACAACAACGAATACCTGGGGGCCCGCAACCGCCGCTTCTTCGTATTTCCCGGCTCGCCCTTGGCCAAAAAGGGCCCCAAGTGGATAGTGGCTGCCGAGCTGACCGAAACCAGCCGCTTGTTTGCAAGGGGCTGCGCCAAAATCGAGCCCGAGTGGCTGGAGGAGCTGGCGGCGCACCTTATCAAGAAGCAGCACAATGAGCCTCATTTCGAGGCCAATCAGGGCGCGGTTATCGCCTTTGAAAACCAGGTGTTGTACGGCCTGACCGTGGTTAACCGCCGCAAGGTGCAATACGGCGGCATCAACCCGGTGGAAGCGCGGGAGATTTTTATTCGCAGTGCCCTGGCCGAAGGGCAGCTCAAGAGCCGCGAGGCCTTTTTCGTCAACAACCAGAAGTTGTTGGAAGAAGTCGAAGCCCTGGAGCACAAGTCCCGCCGCCGAGACATTCTGGTGGACGAGCAAGTGCTGTTCGACTTTTATGACGCCCGTCTGCCGGAGGGCATTTACAACGCCCCCAGATTGATGAGCTGGTGGAAGGAGGCTCGCAAAAAGACCCCGAATTTACTCGATTTCAACGAGGAAATGCTGCTGGCCCGCAGTGCCGGTCACGTGTCGGCGCTGGACTTCCCTGACAAGTGGCATCAGGGCAATTTAAGCTTTGCCCTGAGCTATCATTTTGAACCCGGCAGCGAGGATGACGGCGTCAGCGTCCACATTCCGGTGGCGCTGCTGAACCAGGTAGAGGACGTGGGCTTCGATTACCTGGTGCCAGGCCTGCTCGAAGAGAAATGCACCGCCCTTATCAAGAGCCTGCCCAAGCAGCTCAGACGCAACTTTGTGCCGGCACCGGATTATGCCCGCGCCGCGGTGGCTTCCCTGCAGCAGGATGCGCCGCTGCTCGATGCCCTGTGCAAGCAGCTGCTGCGCATGAGCGGTGTGCGGGTCTCTCCCGAGGACTTCGTGGTTGCCGAGTTGCCAGCGCATCTGTTGATGCACTTCAAGATTGAAGACGACAAGGGCAAGTTGGTGGGGCAAAGCCGGGATCTCGACAGCCTCAAGGCCGGATTGCAGGGCGTAGTGGCCAAGGCCATTCGCCAGGTGGCCAAGAGCGGCATAGAGCAGAGCGGGCTGACCGAGTGGAGTATCGAGGCGCTGCCGGAGCAATTCCAGCGCCGCAAGGGTAACTACGAGGTCAAGGCATTCCCGGCGCTGGTGGATGAAAAAGACAGCGTTGCGGTGAAATTATTTGATGATGAGCATCAGGCGCAAAAGGCCCACGCGGCTGGTGTCCGGCGTTTGCTGCTTATCAATATTCCATCGCCAGTCAAACACTTGCAGCAGGCCTTGCCCAATAAGGCCAAGTTGGCCATGTACTTCAACCCCTTTGGTCAGGTGCAGTTGCTGATTGATGACATTATTTTTGCAGCGGTCGAGCAAATTATTGCAACGAAAAATCTGCGTATCAGGAGCGCCGAAGAGTTTGATGCGGCCCGGGATGCGGTGCGCATGGATCTCAACGAGACCGCCGAGGCCATTGCCCTCAAGGTGGAGCAGATTTTGACCCTGCACAATGCCATCCGCAAACGGCTCAAGGGCAAGATCAGCCTCGAGATAGCCTTTGCCATGAGCGATATCCAGCAGCAACTGGACAACCTGGTGTACCGCGGCTTTGTGGCCGATTGTGGTTATGGCCGACTTTCGGACATTATCCGCTACCTCAAGGCCATAGAATACCGGCTGGAAAAACTGCCGGTGGATCCTGTGCGCGACAAGCTGCAATTGCTCACCATCCACAGGGTGCAGGAGGCGTTGGCGGCCCAAAGGGCCAAGGTGCCGAAAAGCCAACCCGAACCCGCCCAGCTGCTGGAGGCCCGCTGGCTGATTGAGGAGCTGAGGGTGTCGCTGTTTGCCCAGGTGCTCGGTACCAGCTGTCCCATTTCAGAAAAACGGGTACTGGCCCACATCAGTCAGGCCTGA
- a CDS encoding isoaspartyl peptidase/L-asparaginase family protein, translated as MTFAALAQGADNPPFGIAIHGGAGTISKAKLTPEQEQAYRDKLEEAVNAGHKILAKGGDSLSAVQAAIKVLEDSPLFNAGKGAVYTFDGTHELDAAIMDGASLNAGAVAGVRHIKNPIDLALAVMQKSPHVMLSGQGAEEFALTQGFSLVPADYFDTEGRYQQLLDAKDKIKKAEAEAKDYQASNEQLDLDYKFGTVGAVALDKKGNLAAGTSTGGMTAKRFGRVGDSPVIGAGTYAENGACAVSATGHGEYFIRYQVAGDICARVKYQNKSVLQAADEVINQRLVEAGGTGGVIAIDQRGNIATPFNTEGMYRASRANDDEPLVMIWRDK; from the coding sequence ATGACATTCGCAGCCCTGGCCCAGGGGGCCGACAATCCACCCTTCGGCATCGCCATCCACGGCGGCGCCGGCACCATTTCCAAGGCCAAACTGACACCGGAGCAGGAGCAGGCCTATCGCGACAAACTGGAGGAGGCGGTCAATGCCGGCCATAAGATCCTCGCCAAGGGCGGTGACAGCCTGAGTGCGGTGCAGGCGGCCATCAAGGTGCTGGAAGACAGTCCGCTGTTCAATGCAGGCAAGGGCGCTGTCTACACCTTCGACGGCACCCACGAACTGGACGCCGCCATTATGGACGGCGCCAGCCTCAATGCCGGCGCCGTGGCCGGGGTCAGGCACATCAAGAACCCAATAGATCTGGCGCTGGCGGTGATGCAAAAGTCTCCCCATGTGATGCTCTCGGGCCAGGGGGCGGAAGAATTTGCCCTGACCCAGGGTTTCAGCCTGGTTCCTGCTGACTATTTCGATACCGAGGGTCGCTACCAGCAGTTGCTCGATGCCAAGGACAAGATCAAAAAAGCCGAGGCCGAAGCCAAGGATTACCAGGCATCAAACGAGCAGCTGGATCTGGATTATAAATTCGGCACTGTGGGCGCCGTGGCGCTCGACAAGAAAGGCAATCTGGCGGCCGGCACCTCCACCGGCGGCATGACCGCCAAACGCTTTGGCCGTGTCGGTGATTCCCCTGTGATAGGCGCCGGTACCTATGCCGAAAACGGCGCTTGCGCCGTGTCCGCCACTGGGCACGGTGAGTATTTCATCCGCTATCAGGTGGCAGGCGATATTTGTGCCCGGGTGAAGTATCAGAATAAATCCGTGTTGCAGGCGGCCGATGAGGTGATAAACCAGCGCCTGGTCGAGGCCGGCGGCACGGGCGGGGTGATAGCCATAGATCAGCGCGGCAATATCGCCACGCCGTTCAATACCGAGGGTATGTACCGCGCCAGCCGTGCCAATGATGACGAGCCCCTGGTGATGATCTGGCGCGACAAGTAA